Proteins encoded within one genomic window of Rhododendron vialii isolate Sample 1 chromosome 1a, ASM3025357v1:
- the LOC131316485 gene encoding L-type lectin-domain containing receptor kinase SIT2-like isoform X1, whose product MTSTLVSVYFLILLHVCLIPLAMGVDENQFAYNGFNGANISLEGVAKIHSNGLLQLTNFSKHQIGRAFYQHPIGFNTSSSTLPQALSFSTHFVFAIVPEITNVSGHGMAFAISPSTDFTQAIGNQYFGLLNSSNNGLPSNHLLAIEFDSLVNPEFHDTNDNHVGIDVNSLVSNVSATVTYYSNRKRINRTLELVSGSPMHVWIEYDGFENVLNVTLAPITSPKPDQSLLSTHINLSSILLDSMYVGFSAATGAISGNHYILGWSFNKSGKAQGLEISKLPSLPPLPHQRKPILKPGLGITMSVATVFIGLTIAIAGTFYMLRRKNYEEIREDWEREYGPHRFSYKDLFKATRGFIDEELLGAGGFGKVYRGVLPSSKEQVAVKKVSHDSKQGMKEFVAEIASMGRLRHRNLVQLLGYSRRKGELLLVYDYMPNGSLDKFLFSNEKPILVWEQRYRIIRGVASALLYLHEEWDQVVLHRDLKASNVLLDADLNGRLGDFGLARLYDHGANPETTHVVGTIGYLAPELTRTGKATTSTDVFSFGAFILEVACGRRPIQPQRSPKEVILVDWVFENWKEGAILETSDPRLGGDYLQEEMEFVLKLGLLCSKSNAATRPSMRQVMQYFDGDVLLPEIIHDSTSIGTKSLGNEASSECVTSLPSSIVKSSAHSMFSTESIFNSGR is encoded by the coding sequence ATGACTTCCACACTAGTATCAGTTTATTTTCTGATACTTTTACATGTTTGCTTGATTCCCCTAGCCATGGGTGTAGATGAAAACCAATTCGCGTACAATGGCTTCAATGGAGCCAATATTAGCCTTGAAGGGGTTGCAAAAATCCATTCCAATGGTCTTTTGCAGCTAACCAATTTTTCAAAGCATCAAATCGGTCGTGCTTTCTACCAGCATCCTATAGGATTCAATACATCTTCGTCCACGTTACCCCAGGCTCTATCATTTTCCACCCATTTTGTGTTTGCCATTGTTCCTGAGATAACAAATGTGAGTGGTCATGGAATGGCCTTCGCCATCTCACCATCTACGGACTTCACCCAAGCCATAGGAAACCAGTATTTTGGGCTCCTCAATTCTTCTAACAATGGGCTCCCTTCCAACCATCTGTTGGCAATTGAGTTCGATTCCCTTGTAAATCCTGAATTCCATGATACAAATGATAACCATGTTGGAATTGATGTTAACAGCTTAGTATCAAATGTATCTGCAACCGTCACATATTACTCCAACAGGAAACGGATAAACCGGACCTTGGAACTTGTAAGTGGGAGTCCAATGCATGTTTGGATTGAGTATGATGGGTTTGAGAATGTACTCAATGTAACACTAGCTCCTATTACAAGTCCCAAACCGGATCAGTCTCTCCTGTCAACACACATCAATCTTTCTTCAATTCTGTTGGATTCAATGTATGTTGGTTTCTCTGCTGCTACGGGTGCAATTTCAGGGAACCACTATATTCTTGGTTGGAGCTTCAATAAAAGTGGGAAAGCACAGGGCCTAGAAATTTCAAAGCTTCCTTCACTTCCTCCACTTCCTCATCAAAGAAAACCAATACTGAAACCCGGTCTAGGAATTACAATGTCAGTAGCAACAGTGTTCATTGGGCTGACTATCGCAATTGCAGGGACATTTTACATGTTGAGGAGGAAGAATTATGAAGAAATACGTGAAGATTGGGAAAGGGAATATGGCCCTCATAGGTTTTCCTATAAGGATCTCTTCAAAGCTACTAGAGGTTTCATAGATGAAGAGCTTCTTGGAGCAGGAGGTTTCGGAAAGGTTTATAGAGGAGTACTTCCCTCTTCGAAGGAACAAGTTGCAGTCAAGAAAGTCTCCCATGATTCAAAACAAGGGATGAAGGAGTTTGTGGCTGAAATTGCTAGCATGGGAAGGCTAAGGCACAGGAACTTGGTGCAGCTCCTTGGCTATAGCCGGCGGAAGGGAGAACTGCTCTTGGTCTATGATTATATGCCGAATGGAAGCCTTGACAAGTTCCTATTTAGCAATGAAAAGCCAATCCTCGTCTGGGAACAACGTTATCGTATCATCAGAGGAGTAGCATCCGCCCTTCTGTATCTGCACGAAGAATGGGACCAAGTTGTTCTTCACAGAGACTTGAAGGCTAGTAATGTTCTATTGGATGCTGATCTAAATGGAAGGCTTGGGGATTTCGGTCTTGCTAGATTATACGATCACGGAGCAAACCCCGAAACTACCCATGTGGTTGGGACAATTGGGTACCTTGCACCAGAGCTTACTAGAACCGGAAAGGCAACCACAAGCACTGATGTGTTTTCTTTCGGTGCATTCATACTTGAAGTAGCTTGTGGAAGGAGGCCCATACAGCCACAACGGTCGCCTAAAGAGGTGATTTTGGTCGATTGGGTTTTTGAGAATTGGAAAGAGGGAGCGATTCTCGAGACAAGTGATCCTAGATTGGGAGGAGATTATTTGCAGGAGGAAATGGAGTTTGTTTTGAAACTTGGCCTGCTTTGCTCAAAGTCTAATGCAGCGACAAGACCTAGCATGCGGCAAGTGATGCAGTACTTTGATGGAGATGTCCTGTTGCCGGAGATAATTCATGATAGCACAAGTATTGGTACAAAAAGTCTAGGTAATGAAGCATCTTCTGAGTGTGTCACGTCATTGCCGTCATCCATTGTGAAGTCTTCTGCTCACTCGATGTTTAGCACAGAGTCAATATTCAACAGCGGTCGGTAA
- the LOC131316485 gene encoding L-type lectin-domain containing receptor kinase SIT2-like isoform X2, translating to MLRRKNYEEIREDWEREYGPHRFSYKDLFKATRGFIDEELLGAGGFGKVYRGVLPSSKEQVAVKKVSHDSKQGMKEFVAEIASMGRLRHRNLVQLLGYSRRKGELLLVYDYMPNGSLDKFLFSNEKPILVWEQRYRIIRGVASALLYLHEEWDQVVLHRDLKASNVLLDADLNGRLGDFGLARLYDHGANPETTHVVGTIGYLAPELTRTGKATTSTDVFSFGAFILEVACGRRPIQPQRSPKEVILVDWVFENWKEGAILETSDPRLGGDYLQEEMEFVLKLGLLCSKSNAATRPSMRQVMQYFDGDVLLPEIIHDSTSIGTKSLGNEASSECVTSLPSSIVKSSAHSMFSTESIFNSGR from the coding sequence ATGTTGAGGAGGAAGAATTATGAAGAAATACGTGAAGATTGGGAAAGGGAATATGGCCCTCATAGGTTTTCCTATAAGGATCTCTTCAAAGCTACTAGAGGTTTCATAGATGAAGAGCTTCTTGGAGCAGGAGGTTTCGGAAAGGTTTATAGAGGAGTACTTCCCTCTTCGAAGGAACAAGTTGCAGTCAAGAAAGTCTCCCATGATTCAAAACAAGGGATGAAGGAGTTTGTGGCTGAAATTGCTAGCATGGGAAGGCTAAGGCACAGGAACTTGGTGCAGCTCCTTGGCTATAGCCGGCGGAAGGGAGAACTGCTCTTGGTCTATGATTATATGCCGAATGGAAGCCTTGACAAGTTCCTATTTAGCAATGAAAAGCCAATCCTCGTCTGGGAACAACGTTATCGTATCATCAGAGGAGTAGCATCCGCCCTTCTGTATCTGCACGAAGAATGGGACCAAGTTGTTCTTCACAGAGACTTGAAGGCTAGTAATGTTCTATTGGATGCTGATCTAAATGGAAGGCTTGGGGATTTCGGTCTTGCTAGATTATACGATCACGGAGCAAACCCCGAAACTACCCATGTGGTTGGGACAATTGGGTACCTTGCACCAGAGCTTACTAGAACCGGAAAGGCAACCACAAGCACTGATGTGTTTTCTTTCGGTGCATTCATACTTGAAGTAGCTTGTGGAAGGAGGCCCATACAGCCACAACGGTCGCCTAAAGAGGTGATTTTGGTCGATTGGGTTTTTGAGAATTGGAAAGAGGGAGCGATTCTCGAGACAAGTGATCCTAGATTGGGAGGAGATTATTTGCAGGAGGAAATGGAGTTTGTTTTGAAACTTGGCCTGCTTTGCTCAAAGTCTAATGCAGCGACAAGACCTAGCATGCGGCAAGTGATGCAGTACTTTGATGGAGATGTCCTGTTGCCGGAGATAATTCATGATAGCACAAGTATTGGTACAAAAAGTCTAGGTAATGAAGCATCTTCTGAGTGTGTCACGTCATTGCCGTCATCCATTGTGAAGTCTTCTGCTCACTCGATGTTTAGCACAGAGTCAATATTCAACAGCGGTCGGTAA